One window of the Chanos chanos chromosome 11, fChaCha1.1, whole genome shotgun sequence genome contains the following:
- the LOC115824028 gene encoding sarcoplasmic/endoplasmic reticulum calcium ATPase 2: MDNAHTKTVEEVLGYFCVNESTGLSCEQLRKSRERWGPNELPAEEGKSLWELVLEQFEDLLVRILLLAACISFTLAWFEEGEGTITAFVEPFVILLILIANAIVGVWQERNAENAIEALKEYEPEMGKVYRQDRKSVQRVRARDIVPGDIVEVAVGDKVPADIRLTSIRSTTLRVDQSILTGESVSVLKHTDPVPDPRAVNQDKKNMLFSGTNIAAGRAMGVVVATGVHTEIGKIRDEMAATDPERTPLQQKLDQFGEQLSKVISVICVAVWGINIGHFNDPVHGGSWLRGAVYYFKIAVALAVAAIPEGLPAVITTCLALGTRRMARKNAIVRSLPSVETLGCTSVICSDKTGTLTTNQMSVCRLFVVDSVSGDRCIFNEFTVTGSTYAPEGEVYKDGVAVRCSQYEGLVELASICALCNDSSLDYNEAKGVYEKVGEATETALCCLVEKMNVFDTDLRGLTPVERATACCSVIKQLMRKELTLEFSRDRKSMSVFCSPNKLTRTATGAKMFVKGAPESVLERCRWIRVGGGARVPLTPDLREQLLETVREWGSGRDTLRCLAMATRDSPPDPRTLNLENSAAFTEYESELTFVGCVGMLDPPRKEVLNAVRMCRQAGIRVIMITGDNKGTALSICRRVGIITEQEEEEGEGGPFGGALTGREFDELPPHLQRQACRTARCFARVEPTHKSRIVEYLQSLNDITAMTGDGVNDAPALKKAEIGIAMGSGTAVAKSASEMILADDNFSTIVAAVEEGRAIYNNMKQFIRYLISSNIGEVVCIFLTAALGMPEALIPVQLLWVNLVTDGFPATALGFNPPDLDIMSRPPRSPREPLISGWLFCRYLIIGCYVGVATVGAAAWWFMAAHDGPKLSFYQLSHYLQCSEGHEEFAGVQCSVFESPYPMTMALSVLVTIEMCNALNSLSENQSLLKMPPWSNPWLVGAICLSMALHFLILYVDPLPVIFQIRPLSWPQWVTVLKMSLPVILMDEALKFLARNYIEPGNDLMQEDEEHQGQGDAGGARGAVDALAAPVRRSLKGVSWAFVLVSAPLLIWIYSLDSDITNIFWE; encoded by the exons ATGGATAATGCCCATACGAAGACGGTCGAGGAGGTGTTGGGATATTTCTGTGTTAATGAATCGACAGGACTGAGCTGTGAACAGCTGCGAAAGAGCAGGGAACGATGGGGTCCTAACG AGTTGCCAGCGGAGGAAG GGAAGTCACTATGGGAACTGGTGTTAGAGCAGTTTGAAGACCTGCTCGTGCGCATTCTCCTGCTGGCTGCCTGTATCTCCTTC aCTCTTGCCTGGTTTGAGGAGGGTGAGGGTACTATTACGGCCTTTGTCGAGCCCTTCGTCattctcctcatcctcatcgcGAACGCCATCGTTGGGGTGTGGCAA GAGCGAAATGCAGAAAATGCTATCGAGGCGTTGAAGGAGTATGAACCAGAGATGGGGAAAGTGTATCGTCAGGACAGGAAGAGTGTGCAGAGAGTCAGAGCCAGAGACATTGTGCCCGGAGACATTGTGGAGGTGGCAG TGGGTGATAAGGTCCCGGCGGATATCAGGCTGACCTCCATTCGATCCACTACGCTGAGAGTGGACCAGTCCATTCTGACGGGGGAGTCCGTCTCAGTTCTCAAACACACCGACCCAGTGCCAGACCCAAGGGCCGTCAACCAGGACAAGAAGAACatgctgttctct GGGACGAACATTGCCGCGGGGCGAGCCATGGGCGTGGTGGTGGCCACGGGGGTGCACACAGAGATTGGGAAAATCAGAGACGAAATGGCTGCCACGGATCCGGAGAGAACCCCGCTACAGCAGAAACTCGACCAGTTCGGAGAACAGCTCTCCAAG gtgatctctgtgatctgtgtggCAGTATGGGGCATAAACATTGGTCATTTCAATGACCCTGTCCATGGGGGAAGCTGGCTGAGAGGAGCTGTTTACTATTTTAAAATCGCCGTAGCGCTGGCAGTGGCCGCCATCCCAGAGG GTCTGCCTGCTGTCATCACCACCTGCCTGGCACTGGGCACGCGGCGCATGGCCCGTAAAAACGCCATCGTGCGCTCCCTGCCCTCCGTGGAGACGCTGGGCTGCACCTCCGTCATCTGCTCCGACAAGACTGGCACTCTCACGACCAATCAGATGTCTGTGTGccgg TTGTTTGTTGTGGACAGTGTGTCGGGAGACAGGTGCATCTTCAATGAGTTTACAGTGACTGGATCCACTTATGCACCTGAAGGCGAAGT gtataaAGATGGGGTAGCTGTACGCTGTAGTCAGTATGAGGGTTTGGTGGAATTGGCTTCAATCTGTGCTCTGTGTAACGACTCCTCTCTGGACTACaatgag gcTAAAGGTGTGTATGAGAAGGTCGGAGAGGCGACTGAGACGGCGCTGTGTTGTCTGGTGGAGAAGATGAATGTTTTTGACACAGACCTGAGGGGTCTAACACCAGTAGAGAGAGCCACTGCCTGCTGCtcg gtgataAAACAGCTGATGAGGAAGGAGTTGACCCTGGAGTTCTCCAGAGACAGGAAGTCCATGTCTGTCTTCTGCAGTCCGAACAAGCTCACTCGCACTGCAACCGGAGCCAAGATGTTCGTGAAG GGGGCTCCGGAGAGCGTGCTGGAGCGTTGCCGTTGGATACGGGTGGGCGGGGGAGCCCGAGTGCCACTGACCCCCGACCTGCGGGAGCAGCTTTTGGAGACGGTGCGCGAGTGGGGCTCGGGCCGGGACACGCTGCGGTGCCTCGCCATGGCAACCCGAGACTCGCCGCCCGACCCGCGTACCCTCAACCTGGAGAACTCCGCTGCCTTCACGGAGTACGAG tctgagCTGACATTCGTGGGTTGTGTGGGGATGTTGGACCCTCCCAGGAAAGAGGTGCTTAACGCAGTACGGATGTGCCGACAGGCAGGAATCAGAGTCATCATGATCACAG gCGACAATAAGGGCACGGCTCTGTCCATCTGCCGTCGCGTGGGCATCATCAcggagcaggaggaagaggagggcgAGGGCGGGCCGTTCGGCGGGGCCCTGACGGGCAGAGAGTTCGACGAGCTGCCCCCCCACCTGCAGCGCCAGGCCTGTCGCACCGCCCGCTGCTTCGCCCGCGTGGAGCCCACGCACAAGAGCCGTATCGTGGAGTATCTCCAGAGCCTCAACGACATCACCGccatg ACGGGCGACGGGGTGAACGACGCGCCCGCCCTGAAGAAGGCGGAGATCGGTATCGCCATGGGCTCGGGCACGGCGGTGGCGAAGTCGGCCTCGGAGATGATCCTGGCCGACGACAACTTCTCCACCATCGTGGCGGCCGTGGAGGAGGGCCGAGCCATTTACAACAACATGAAACAGTTCATCCGCTACCTCATCTCCTCCAACATCGGAGAGGTCGtctg TATTTTCCTGACGGCTGCTCTGGGCATGCCCGAGGCTCTGATCCCAGTTCAGCTGCTGTGGGTGAATCTGGTGACGGACGGCTTCCCGGCCACTGCGCTGGGCTTTAACCCCCCAGACCTGGACATCATGTCCCGCCCACCGCGCTCCCCCCGAGAACCACTCATCTCCGGATGGCTCTTCTGTAGATACCTTATCATTGGCT gctaCGTCGGGGTGGCGACAGTTGGTGCTGCAGCATGGTGGTTTATGGCAGCCCATGATGGACCCAAACTTTCTTTCTACCAGTTG tcacactaCCTGCAGTGCAGTGAGGGTCATGAGGAGTTTGCCGGTGTGCAGTGCTCTGTCTTCGAGTCGCCCTATCCAATGACTATGgctctgtctgtgcttgttACCATAGAGATGTGTAACGCTCTCAACAG tttgTCTGAGAACCAGTCCCTGCTGAAGATGCCACCCTGGTCTAATCCCTGGTTGGTGGGAGCTATATGCCTTTCCATGGCTCTCCATTTTCTCATCCTTTACGTGGACCCCCTGCcc gTGATTTTCCAGATCCGGCCGTTGTCGTGGCCGCAGTGGGTCACCGTGCTAAAGATGTCGCTTCCCGTCATTTTGATGGACGAGGCGCTGAAATTCCTGGCTCGGAATTACATCGAGCCCGGGAACGACCTGATGCAGGAGGACGAGGAGCATCAGGGCCAAGGGGACGCGGGCGGGGCCAGAGGCGCGGTCGACGCCCTGGCCGCGCCCGTCCGTCGCTCTCTCAAGGGCGTGTCCTGGGCGTTCGTTTTAGTATCAGCTCCCCTTCTGATCTGGATCTACAGCCTAGACTCTGACATCACTAATATCTTTtgggagtag
- the pold4 gene encoding DNA polymerase delta subunit 4 produces MPAKRGLITDTFKVVKKVRVADRKAKDPSPPRDDPEPALSERERDLQELKKFDLDCRFGPCTGISRLQRWERAAQHGLNPPQEIRDLLLRQDSDPDYTQCLWRDYPL; encoded by the exons ATGCCAGCCAAACGTGGACTTATCACAGACACCTTTAAGGTGGTGAAGAAGGTGAGAGTAGCGGACAGGAAGGCGAAAGACCCTTCGCCCCCCAGAGATG ACCCAGAGCCAGCCTTgtcagagcgagagagggatCTGCAAGAGCTAAAAAAGTTCGATCTTGACTGCCGTTTTGGACCATGCACAG GTATCAGTCGGCtgcagagatgggagagagcAGCACAGCACGGATTGAACCCCCCACAGGAAATCAGAGACCTACTGCTGAGGCAGGATAGTGACCCAGACTACACACAGTG CCTGTGGCGTGACTACCCACTGTGA